The following proteins are co-located in the Microcystis wesenbergii NRERC-220 genome:
- a CDS encoding F0F1 ATP synthase subunit B': MFDFDATLPVMALQFILLAVILNAVFYKPLSKVLDERAEYIRQTEGGAKEQLAKTEALVQEYELQLSSARKQSQEIIAQAQAEAQKLASERVAAAQKEAIARKEAVAAEIAQQKEEAFRSLEGQVASLSRQILEKLLGPELVR, encoded by the coding sequence ATGTTTGATTTCGATGCCACCCTGCCAGTGATGGCACTACAGTTTATTCTTTTGGCAGTGATCCTGAACGCCGTTTTTTATAAACCCCTCAGTAAAGTTTTAGATGAACGGGCGGAGTATATTCGGCAAACGGAAGGCGGAGCCAAAGAACAACTAGCCAAAACCGAAGCACTGGTACAAGAGTACGAATTGCAATTAAGTTCAGCGCGTAAACAATCCCAAGAGATTATCGCCCAAGCGCAAGCCGAGGCCCAAAAACTAGCCAGCGAACGAGTTGCCGCAGCCCAAAAAGAAGCGATCGCTCGTAAAGAAGCCGTCGCCGCCGAAATTGCCCAACAGAAAGAAGAAGCCTTTCGTTCTCTAGAAGGACAAGTGGCCTCTCTTTCCCGTCAAATTCTCGAAAAACTCCTCGGCCCCGAACTCGTTCGCTAA
- the atpE gene encoding ATP synthase F0 subunit C, producing the protein MNPTVAAASVIAAALAVGLAAIGPGVGQGTASGEAVSGIARQPEAEGRIRGTLLLSLAFMESLTIYGLVIALVLLFANPFA; encoded by the coding sequence ATGAACCCCACAGTAGCTGCCGCTTCCGTTATCGCCGCCGCCCTCGCCGTTGGTTTAGCCGCTATCGGCCCCGGTGTTGGTCAAGGTACCGCTTCTGGAGAAGCTGTTTCCGGTATCGCCCGTCAACCCGAAGCTGAAGGAAGAATTCGTGGTACCCTTCTCCTCAGCTTGGCATTCATGGAATCCTTAACCATCTACGGTTTGGTTATCGCTCTCGTTTTACTGTTCGCTAACCCCTTCGCCTAA
- the atpB gene encoding F0F1 ATP synthase subunit A has protein sequence MLDSLSVLNFYSLASLEVGQHWYWHIGGLKIHGQVIAVSWIVFAILIIASIAATRKIQKVPSGIQNLMEYVLEFLRDLAKNQLGEKEYRPWLPFIGTLFLFIFVSNWLGALIPWKLIELPEGELAAPTNDINTTVALALLTSLAYFYAGISKKGLGYFAHYLEPIPVLLPIKILEDFTKPLSLSFRLFGNILADELVVAVLVFLVPLVVPLPLMALGLFTSAIQALVFATLAGAYIHEALESEHEEEHA, from the coding sequence ATGTTAGACAGTTTAAGTGTGCTTAATTTTTATAGCCTCGCTTCCCTGGAAGTGGGACAACACTGGTACTGGCACATCGGCGGACTAAAAATTCACGGGCAAGTGATCGCGGTCTCCTGGATCGTCTTCGCTATCTTAATCATCGCCTCGATCGCCGCTACCCGCAAAATCCAGAAAGTCCCTAGCGGTATTCAAAACCTCATGGAGTACGTTCTGGAATTTCTGCGCGATTTAGCCAAAAACCAGCTAGGAGAAAAGGAATATCGACCCTGGTTGCCCTTCATCGGCACCCTATTTTTATTTATTTTCGTTTCTAACTGGTTAGGGGCCTTGATTCCTTGGAAGTTAATCGAACTGCCCGAAGGAGAATTAGCCGCCCCCACTAACGACATCAATACCACGGTGGCGTTAGCCCTACTGACTTCCCTCGCCTACTTCTACGCAGGCATCAGTAAAAAAGGACTCGGTTACTTCGCTCACTACCTAGAGCCGATTCCCGTGCTATTACCGATCAAAATTTTAGAAGACTTTACCAAACCCCTCTCCCTCAGCTTCCGTCTTTTCGGAAACATCCTCGCGGACGAGTTGGTAGTGGCCGTATTAGTCTTCCTTGTCCCCCTAGTCGTACCCCTACCCCTGATGGCTCTCGGTTTATTTACCAGCGCTATCCAGGCCCTTGTCTTCGCCACCCTTGCTGGGGCCTATATCCATGAGGCCCTGGAATCGGAACACGAAGAAGAACACGCTTAA
- a CDS encoding ATP synthase subunit I, which yields MREYYQLQNTLLITTLILSGLIFIPVWLFYSLNTALNYLLGAMVGVVYLKLLAGEVEKLGVTKNRVGKKGLALFAGLIIIASRWQELHIVPVFLGFLTYKGAIIVYTLQTIFKLEQKADS from the coding sequence ATGCGGGAATACTATCAACTACAAAACACCTTATTGATCACCACCCTGATCTTAAGCGGTCTGATCTTTATACCCGTGTGGCTGTTTTATTCCCTCAATACCGCCCTTAATTACCTATTAGGGGCAATGGTGGGAGTTGTTTACCTAAAACTCCTCGCCGGGGAAGTGGAAAAATTGGGGGTAACGAAAAATCGCGTGGGCAAAAAAGGATTAGCCCTATTCGCCGGATTAATCATCATCGCCAGTCGTTGGCAAGAACTGCACATAGTGCCAGTTTTTTTGGGGTTTTTGACCTATAAAGGGGCGATCATCGTCTATACTCTGCAAACCATCTTCAAGCTGGAGCAGAAAGCCGATTCCTAA
- a CDS encoding ion transporter has translation MLSFRAKIAFYLEDVTTAIGLTVNLLILALILLSLGIYVAQTYPLSAIWQMWLRQLDWGILSLFSLEYLIRFWCAESKLGFVFNIFSILDLLSILPLFFGFFDIRFFRIFRWFRILRVIRFFGSDLSIFRIKTSDQIVFTRILLTLFSIIFVYAGLIYQIEHPINPQVYRTFFDAFYFAVVTMTTVGFGDVTPLSDGGKMVTVLMILTGVLLIPLQISTLTKQILKSGTQIDYPCPDCGLPRHDIDANFCKNCGAKLLKKPD, from the coding sequence ATGCTCTCTTTTCGTGCCAAGATAGCTTTTTATTTAGAGGATGTCACCACGGCGATCGGACTGACGGTAAATCTGCTTATCTTGGCATTAATTTTACTATCTTTGGGGATTTATGTGGCTCAAACCTATCCCTTATCCGCCATTTGGCAAATGTGGTTACGTCAGCTTGATTGGGGAATTTTAAGCTTATTTTCCCTAGAGTATTTAATTCGGTTTTGGTGTGCGGAATCAAAACTAGGCTTTGTTTTTAATATTTTTTCCATCCTAGATTTATTGTCAATTCTGCCTCTATTTTTTGGATTTTTTGATATTAGGTTTTTTAGAATTTTTCGCTGGTTTAGAATTTTGCGAGTGATTCGTTTTTTTGGTTCCGATCTTTCTATTTTTCGGATTAAAACTTCTGATCAAATAGTATTTACTCGCATATTACTAACTCTATTTTCGATTATTTTTGTCTATGCGGGTTTAATTTATCAGATCGAACACCCGATTAATCCTCAAGTCTATCGGACATTTTTTGATGCTTTTTACTTCGCCGTTGTGACTATGACTACCGTGGGGTTCGGGGATGTGACCCCCCTTTCTGATGGGGGCAAAATGGTGACAGTTTTAATGATTTTAACGGGAGTTTTGTTAATTCCCTTGCAAATTAGCACTCTGACTAAACAAATATTAAAATCTGGCACTCAAATTGATTATCCTTGTCCAGATTGTGGTTTACCCCGTCACGATATAGATGCCAATTTTTGTAAAAACTGTGGCGCAAAACTCTTAAAAAAACCTGATTGA
- a CDS encoding NAD(+) kinase, producing MPKIGIIYNDIKPIACKTAHQIQDQLLSLGWQVFMATGSGGLLGHSKPSRPVCFTPIDQLVPPHFEQDLSFAIVLGGDGTVLSAARQLATLNLPLLTVNTGHMGFLTEIYLNQLEPALELVLEGNYTIENRSMITVRLFREDTLLWEALSLNEVVVHREPLTSMCHFEIQIGEHAPVDIAADGVILSTPTGSTAYALSAGGPVITPDVPVLQLAPICPHSLASRSLVFSDKETVNIFPATANRMVMVVDGNGGSYILPEDRINVQKSPHQVHFIRLQSTEFFRILREKLGWGLPHIAKPTSVELP from the coding sequence ATGCCCAAAATCGGCATTATTTACAACGATATTAAGCCTATCGCTTGTAAAACAGCCCATCAGATACAAGATCAGCTACTTTCTTTAGGTTGGCAGGTGTTTATGGCCACCGGCAGCGGTGGCCTGCTAGGCCATTCTAAACCCTCTCGTCCAGTTTGTTTTACCCCGATCGATCAGTTAGTCCCCCCCCACTTCGAGCAAGATTTAAGTTTTGCGATCGTGTTGGGGGGCGATGGTACAGTCCTATCGGCGGCCCGGCAGTTGGCCACCCTCAATTTGCCCCTGTTAACGGTCAATACGGGACACATGGGCTTTTTGACCGAAATTTACCTAAATCAGCTTGAACCCGCCTTAGAACTGGTTCTAGAGGGGAATTACACCATCGAAAATCGCTCGATGATCACGGTGCGACTGTTTCGCGAAGATACCCTCCTCTGGGAGGCACTTTCTCTCAATGAGGTGGTCGTCCACCGGGAACCCCTCACCAGTATGTGTCATTTTGAGATTCAAATTGGTGAACACGCACCCGTCGATATCGCTGCCGATGGGGTGATTCTCTCCACTCCTACCGGTTCTACTGCCTATGCTCTCAGCGCCGGTGGCCCGGTAATAACTCCCGATGTGCCGGTATTACAATTAGCCCCCATTTGTCCCCATTCTTTAGCTTCCAGATCCTTGGTATTTTCTGACAAGGAAACTGTGAATATTTTCCCAGCAACTGCCAACAGGATGGTGATGGTAGTGGACGGTAATGGCGGTTCTTATATCTTGCCAGAAGATCGAATTAATGTGCAGAAATCGCCCCACCAAGTCCATTTTATTCGTCTGCAATCTACGGAATTCTTCCGCATCCTCCGGGAAAAATTGGGTTGGGGTTTGCCTCATATTGCTAAACCAACTTCGGTGGAATTACCTTAA
- a CDS encoding SDR family oxidoreductase: MKVLVVGATGTLGRQIVRHAIDQGHQVRCLVRSQRKAAFLKEWGAELVGGTLRDKSTIITALEGMDAVIDAATARATDSASIKQVDWDGKVNLIQAAKTAGVDRFIFFSILNAEKYPNVPLMEIKRCTEKFLAESGLKYTILRPCGFMQGLIGQYAIPMLDNQTVWITGESTAIAYMDTQDIAKFAVRALEVPETVGQSYPVVGSKAWKAEEIIEVCERLSGKEGKIWRLPMGLLRFMRGISRCFQWTYNISDRLAFAEVLASDQALDAPMAEVYQVFGLDPSQTTTLESYLQEYFSRILKKLKEIDFEKQKAQKKKKTPFKKKA; encoded by the coding sequence ATGAAAGTATTAGTTGTCGGTGCGACAGGAACCCTAGGGCGACAGATCGTGCGTCATGCCATCGATCAGGGACATCAAGTGCGTTGTTTGGTCCGCAGTCAGAGAAAAGCGGCTTTTTTGAAGGAATGGGGCGCGGAATTAGTCGGGGGAACCCTGCGGGATAAAAGTACGATTATTACTGCTTTAGAGGGAATGGACGCGGTGATCGATGCCGCTACTGCCCGGGCGACGGACTCAGCCAGCATTAAACAGGTGGATTGGGATGGTAAAGTTAATCTGATTCAAGCGGCCAAAACTGCCGGAGTTGATCGCTTTATTTTCTTCTCGATTCTCAATGCCGAAAAATATCCCAACGTGCCTTTGATGGAGATAAAACGCTGTACCGAGAAATTTCTAGCAGAATCGGGTTTAAAATATACAATTCTCCGTCCCTGTGGCTTCATGCAGGGGTTAATCGGTCAATACGCCATCCCGATGTTAGATAATCAAACGGTCTGGATCACGGGGGAAAGTACGGCGATCGCCTACATGGACACCCAAGATATCGCTAAATTCGCCGTTCGCGCTTTAGAAGTCCCCGAAACCGTCGGTCAATCCTATCCCGTAGTCGGCAGCAAAGCTTGGAAAGCTGAAGAAATTATCGAAGTTTGCGAACGCTTATCGGGTAAAGAGGGGAAAATTTGGCGTTTACCCATGGGATTACTGCGTTTTATGCGAGGAATAAGCCGTTGTTTCCAATGGACTTATAATATATCTGACCGACTAGCTTTTGCGGAAGTTCTCGCTAGTGATCAAGCTCTTGATGCCCCCATGGCAGAAGTTTATCAAGTATTTGGCCTTGATCCGAGTCAAACAACTACTTTAGAATCCTATTTACAAGAATACTTTAGCCGCATTCTCAAGAAGCTCAAGGAAATCGACTTCGAGAAACAAAAAGCTCAGAAGAAGAAGAAAACTCCTTTCAAAAAGAAAGCGTGA
- a CDS encoding S66 peptidase family protein, with the protein MIIPSFLQPGAKVSLVATSGAVKELAALEKGVEIWRSRGYQVEFSENWANRLGYLAGSDEQRRQALAQAWQDADCQAILCARGGYGSARLLENWTWAKTNPKWLIGFSDVTGILWSLAKQGICSVHGPVLTTLAQESPQSIDRLFSLLEGRPLAPLVGQGWGGGKVRGRLLPANLTVATHLLGTSVQPTLEGVILALEDVTEAPYRIDRMLTQWRMLGIFSQIKAIALGRFSRCLAAPGSDSQTVEEVLKERLGDLGIAVIAELPFGHDGDNAALPVGTMVELDGDRGILEFFYPQ; encoded by the coding sequence ATGATCATCCCATCGTTTCTGCAACCCGGTGCTAAAGTTTCTCTGGTGGCCACCAGTGGAGCCGTCAAGGAATTAGCCGCCCTAGAAAAAGGCGTAGAAATCTGGCGATCGAGGGGTTATCAAGTGGAATTTAGCGAGAATTGGGCCAATCGTCTCGGTTATCTCGCTGGTAGCGACGAGCAACGTCGTCAAGCTTTAGCCCAAGCATGGCAAGATGCCGATTGTCAAGCAATTCTCTGCGCTAGGGGGGGTTACGGTAGCGCTCGCCTCTTGGAAAATTGGACATGGGCAAAAACTAACCCCAAATGGTTAATCGGTTTTTCCGACGTGACGGGGATTTTATGGAGTTTAGCGAAACAGGGCATTTGTAGCGTTCACGGGCCAGTTTTAACCACCTTAGCCCAAGAAAGTCCCCAATCAATCGATCGCCTCTTTTCTCTCCTGGAAGGTCGTCCTTTAGCCCCTCTTGTCGGTCAAGGTTGGGGTGGGGGCAAAGTGCGGGGACGCTTATTACCAGCTAATTTAACCGTAGCCACCCATCTCCTCGGAACCTCGGTTCAACCCACCCTAGAGGGGGTAATTTTAGCCCTAGAGGACGTAACCGAGGCCCCCTACCGGATCGATCGAATGTTAACTCAGTGGCGAATGCTGGGCATTTTCTCCCAAATTAAAGCCATTGCTCTCGGTCGTTTTAGCCGTTGTCTGGCGGCCCCCGGTAGTGATAGTCAAACCGTAGAGGAAGTCTTAAAAGAGCGTTTGGGCGATTTGGGTATTGCGGTTATTGCTGAGTTACCTTTCGGTCATGATGGCGATAATGCCGCTTTACCGGTGGGAACAATGGTAGAACTGGACGGGGATCGGGGAATCTTAGAATTTTTCTATCCCCAATGA
- a CDS encoding Rpn family recombination-promoting nuclease/putative transposase: MKTDSIFYRMFLDFPDSFFELIERPDVIVSNYRFTSQEVKQLAFRLDGLFLPLDNLENLPFYLVEVQFQKDEDLYYRLFSELFLYLRQYKPLSPWQIVVIYPSREIEREHPQQFADLLSLERIKRIYLDELANDETPSLAIALIKLVTESESQAVNSAKILIKQAQREVSDRLVQKNVIDLIETIIIYKLPQKSREEIEAMLELQDLKQTRFYQEAFGDGIEQGIEQGIERGIEQGINLQKLKTIPLLQDLGLTPQQISERLDLTLETVLNYLTQQQQ; this comes from the coding sequence ATGAAAACTGACAGCATATTCTATCGAATGTTTCTCGATTTTCCCGATTCGTTCTTTGAATTAATCGAACGACCCGATGTTATCGTAAGCAATTATCGATTTACTTCCCAAGAAGTTAAACAACTAGCTTTTCGATTGGATGGTTTATTTTTGCCGCTCGATAATCTGGAAAATTTGCCTTTTTATCTGGTAGAAGTGCAGTTTCAAAAGGATGAAGACCTATATTATCGATTATTTTCGGAACTTTTCTTGTATCTTAGACAGTATAAACCTTTGTCACCGTGGCAGATAGTTGTTATTTATCCTAGTCGAGAAATTGAGCGAGAACATCCCCAGCAATTTGCTGACTTGTTATCCTTGGAAAGGATTAAAAGAATCTATCTGGATGAATTGGCCAATGATGAGACTCCTTCCTTAGCGATCGCTCTGATCAAATTGGTTACGGAAAGTGAGAGTCAAGCTGTTAATTCTGCTAAGATTTTAATTAAACAGGCTCAAAGAGAAGTCAGCGATCGCTTAGTACAGAAAAATGTCATTGATTTAATCGAAACGATCATCATTTATAAATTACCCCAAAAAAGTCGAGAGGAAATTGAAGCTATGTTGGAACTACAAGACCTAAAACAAACTCGTTTCTATCAAGAAGCTTTTGGAGATGGAATTGAACAGGGAATTGAACAGGGAATTGAACGGGGAATTGAACAGGGAATAAACTTGCAAAAATTGAAAACAATTCCTCTACTGCAAGACCTCGGTTTAACCCCGCAACAAATCTCGGAACGCTTAGACTTGACTCTGGAAACAGTGCTTAACTATTTGACACAACAGCAACAATAA
- a CDS encoding Rpn family recombination-promoting nuclease/putative transposase has product MKTDSIFYRMFLDFPDSFFELIERPDVIVSNYRFTSQEVKQLAFRLDGLFLPLDNLENLPFYLVEVQFQKDEDLYYRLFSELFLYLRQYKPLSPWQIVVIYPSREIEREHPQQFADLLALDRIKRIYLDELANDETPSLAIALIKLVTESESQAVNSAKILIKQAQRELSDRLVQKNVIDLIETIIIYKLPQKSREEIEAMLELQDLKQTRFYQEAFGDGIEQGIEQGIERGIEQGIEQGIERGINLQKLKTIPLLQDLGLTPQQISEHLDLTLETVLNYLAQQQQ; this is encoded by the coding sequence ATGAAAACTGACAGCATATTTTATCGAATGTTTCTCGATTTTCCCGATTCGTTCTTTGAATTAATCGAACGACCCGATGTTATCGTAAGCAATTATCGATTTACTTCCCAAGAAGTTAAACAACTAGCTTTTCGATTGGATGGTTTATTTTTGCCGCTCGATAATCTGGAAAATTTGCCTTTTTATCTGGTAGAAGTGCAGTTTCAAAAGGATGAAGACCTATATTATCGATTATTTTCGGAACTTTTCCTGTATCTTAGACAGTATAAACCTTTGTCACCCTGGCAGATAGTTGTTATTTATCCTAGTCGAGAAATTGAGCGAGAACATCCCCAGCAATTTGCAGATTTGTTAGCCTTGGACAGGATTAAAAGAATCTATCTGGATGAATTGGCAAATGATGAGACTCCTTCCTTAGCGATCGCCCTGATCAAATTGGTTACGGAAAGTGAGAGTCAAGCTGTTAATTCTGCTAAGATTTTAATTAAACAGGCTCAAAGAGAACTCAGCGATCGCTTAGTACAGAAAAATGTCATTGATTTAATCGAAACGATCATCATTTATAAATTACCCCAAAAAAGTCGAGAGGAAATTGAAGCTATGTTGGAACTACAAGACCTAAAACAAACTCGTTTCTATCAAGAAGCTTTTGGAGATGGTATTGAACAGGGAATTGAACAGGGAATTGAACGGGGAATTGAACAGGGAATTGAACAGGGAATTGAACGGGGAATAAACTTGCAAAAATTGAAAACAATTCCGCTACTACAAGACCTCGGTTTAACCCCGCAACAAATCTCGGAACACTTAGACTTGACTCTAGAAACAGTGCTTAACTATTTGGCACAACAGCAACAATGA
- a CDS encoding cupin domain-containing protein has product MNSQLTSDHCMLPVIRSPRDYQVFRISAGDTNRLAIVFDSTVAGDSLTVCVEIFDPHGRTPTHRHHFAVEMFFILKGEGMAICDGKPIPLGPGDSLLVRPTGIHEIRNVGDGRLYALCFMVPNEDFSELIRNGIPEELDAEDLEVLMGTIKG; this is encoded by the coding sequence ATGAATAGCCAACTAACCAGCGATCATTGTATGTTACCCGTGATTCGATCTCCCCGGGATTATCAAGTTTTTCGCATTAGCGCTGGGGATACGAATCGTTTAGCGATCGTCTTTGATTCTACCGTAGCGGGGGATTCCTTGACCGTCTGTGTGGAAATTTTCGATCCCCACGGTCGCACCCCTACCCATCGTCATCATTTTGCCGTAGAAATGTTTTTTATCCTCAAAGGGGAAGGAATGGCTATCTGTGATGGTAAACCAATTCCCCTAGGTCCAGGGGATAGTTTATTAGTCCGTCCCACGGGTATTCACGAGATTAGAAATGTGGGGGACGGAAGACTGTATGCACTATGTTTTATGGTTCCCAATGAGGATTTTTCGGAATTAATTCGTAATGGTATCCCAGAGGAGTTAGACGCGGAAGATTTAGAGGTGTTGATGGGAACTATTAAAGGATAA
- the folP gene encoding dihydropteroate synthase — protein sequence MSNLTAIREHIFAWGKRTYIMGVLNVTPDSFSDGGEFDTVENALLQAMKMIEAGADIIDIGGQSSRPGAQEISLEAELSRVIPVITAIRQQSSIPISLDTTRAIVAAQGIAAGADLINDISGGTFDRLLLPTVAKLAVPIILMHLRGNPQTMQSLTHYDDLVKEIKEFLQNRVKEAVQWGIARENIIIDPGIGFAKTGRQNLELLRELGQFRDLDLPILIGLSRKRFIGEITGKDDPKERVFGTAAACAIAIAKGADILRVHDVAAIVDVSKVVDAIERS from the coding sequence ATGTCTAATTTAACGGCAATTCGTGAACATATTTTTGCTTGGGGAAAACGCACCTATATCATGGGTGTTTTGAACGTTACTCCCGATAGTTTTAGTGATGGGGGAGAATTTGACACCGTTGAAAATGCCCTGCTACAGGCGATGAAAATGATCGAGGCCGGGGCTGATATAATCGATATCGGTGGTCAATCCAGCCGTCCAGGGGCGCAAGAAATTAGCCTAGAAGCGGAATTATCGCGAGTTATCCCCGTAATCACCGCTATTCGACAACAAAGTTCTATTCCTATCTCTCTCGATACCACTAGGGCGATCGTAGCAGCCCAAGGTATCGCCGCCGGGGCCGATTTGATCAATGATATTTCTGGGGGAACCTTCGATCGCCTATTATTGCCCACGGTGGCTAAATTGGCTGTTCCCATCATCCTCATGCACCTGCGGGGCAATCCGCAAACGATGCAATCCCTAACACATTATGATGATTTAGTCAAGGAAATTAAAGAATTTTTACAGAATCGCGTTAAGGAAGCTGTACAGTGGGGCATTGCTAGGGAAAATATTATCATCGATCCGGGGATTGGTTTCGCCAAAACCGGGCGACAAAATCTTGAGTTATTGCGAGAATTAGGGCAATTTCGGGATTTAGATTTACCTATTTTAATTGGATTGTCGAGAAAACGCTTTATCGGCGAGATTACAGGCAAAGATGACCCAAAAGAACGAGTTTTCGGAACGGCGGCGGCCTGTGCTATAGCGATCGCTAAGGGGGCCGATATCCTGCGCGTCCATGATGTGGCCGCGATCGTAGATGTGAGTAAAGTGGTGGACGCAATCGAGCGAAGTTGA
- a CDS encoding ATP synthase F0 subunit B, whose protein sequence is MARREPNDRRKAVPNTSNSGVPSPPVDFDIYQDLARLQEMIFESFHIPLTRWTMIDEGQISEQIEIIYETVPPAVQKALAILQEEEEIITKAEEYAQQVLRSAQQRAAQILDQSGIIQQAERQAAQIRQQVQQECESVQQQTLDEIEQMRHSALQEVQQLRQKTQAECHEIQKGADDYAEAVLEHLDRQLGEMLQIIRNGRQQVRSKPTSSKNLPGERP, encoded by the coding sequence ATGGCGCGCCGAGAACCTAATGATCGCAGAAAAGCAGTACCTAACACTTCTAATAGTGGGGTTCCCAGTCCACCCGTCGATTTCGATATCTATCAGGATTTGGCGCGTCTGCAAGAGATGATTTTTGAGAGTTTCCATATCCCTCTCACCCGTTGGACAATGATCGATGAGGGACAGATATCCGAACAGATCGAGATCATCTATGAAACCGTGCCACCAGCAGTACAGAAAGCTTTAGCAATTTTGCAGGAAGAAGAAGAAATTATTACTAAAGCGGAAGAATACGCTCAACAAGTCCTTCGTTCCGCTCAACAAAGGGCAGCCCAAATTCTCGATCAGTCCGGTATTATTCAACAAGCAGAACGGCAAGCAGCCCAAATTCGTCAACAGGTTCAGCAGGAGTGCGAATCTGTGCAACAACAAACCCTCGATGAAATCGAACAGATGCGTCACAGCGCCCTACAGGAAGTGCAACAGTTACGACAAAAAACCCAAGCTGAATGTCATGAAATTCAAAAAGGCGCTGACGACTATGCCGAAGCGGTTTTAGAACATCTCGATCGACAATTAGGGGAAATGTTACAAATTATCCGCAACGGTCGTCAACAGGTAAGATCGAAACCAACATCGTCAAAAAATCTACCCGGAGAACGTCCTTAA
- the coaD gene encoding pantetheine-phosphate adenylyltransferase, which yields MIAIYPGSFDPVTLGHLDIIERSVPLFERVIVAVLCNPHKNPLFSVEKRIEQISYCTKHLKNVEIDSFSGLTVEYARLKGAKVLLRGLRVLSDFEKELQMAHTNKTLWEGIETVFLATTKEYSFLSSSVVKEIAQFGGSVTHLVPENVSRDIYSYYS from the coding sequence ATGATCGCCATCTACCCCGGCAGCTTCGATCCAGTTACACTCGGTCATTTAGATATTATCGAACGCAGTGTGCCACTATTCGAGCGAGTAATCGTGGCAGTTCTCTGCAATCCCCATAAAAACCCCTTATTTAGCGTCGAAAAACGCATAGAACAGATCAGTTACTGTACAAAACACCTGAAAAACGTTGAGATAGACAGTTTTTCAGGATTAACAGTTGAATATGCCAGATTAAAAGGAGCTAAGGTACTTTTGCGGGGGTTGCGGGTTCTCTCAGACTTTGAAAAAGAACTGCAAATGGCACATACCAATAAAACTCTCTGGGAAGGGATTGAAACGGTTTTTTTGGCCACCACTAAAGAATATAGTTTTTTAAGTAGTAGCGTGGTTAAAGAAATCGCTCAATTCGGTGGCTCTGTCACCCATCTAGTCCCAGAAAACGTTTCTAGAGATATTTACTCATACTATAGTTAA
- a CDS encoding DUF427 domain-containing protein, translating to MAKAIWNGAVVAESDNCEIVEGNYYFPPDTIKAEYFQSSNTHTICSWKGEASYYTLRVDGQDNKDAAWYYPDPKPKAQNIKGYIAFWRGVQVEK from the coding sequence ATGGCAAAGGCGATTTGGAATGGTGCAGTGGTAGCGGAAAGCGATAACTGCGAAATTGTCGAGGGAAACTACTATTTTCCCCCCGATACCATCAAAGCTGAATATTTTCAATCCAGTAACACCCATACCATTTGTTCTTGGAAAGGAGAGGCTAGTTATTATACTCTCAGGGTAGATGGACAGGACAATAAAGATGCCGCTTGGTATTATCCCGATCCTAAACCAAAAGCCCAAAATATTAAAGGATATATCGCTTTTTGGCGAGGTGTGCAGGTTGAGAAATGA
- the trxA gene encoding thioredoxin, whose product MAVKKEFSSFQQLLQTTNLPVLVDFYATWCGPCQMMAPILEQTGMYFKNRLQIVKIDTDKYPNLATKYGIQALPTLVVFKNGQPIDRIEGVVQVNQLVQHLQTLL is encoded by the coding sequence ATGGCAGTCAAAAAAGAGTTTTCCAGTTTTCAGCAACTGTTGCAAACCACTAATCTTCCCGTGTTAGTGGATTTCTATGCCACTTGGTGCGGTCCTTGTCAAATGATGGCTCCGATTCTAGAACAAACGGGAATGTATTTCAAAAATCGCCTACAAATTGTCAAAATTGATACAGACAAATATCCTAATTTAGCCACTAAGTACGGTATTCAAGCTTTACCGACTTTAGTAGTCTTTAAAAATGGTCAACCGATCGATCGAATCGAGGGAGTGGTGCAGGTTAACCAACTGGTTCAACATTTACAAACTCTGTTGTAA